One window of the Eucalyptus grandis isolate ANBG69807.140 chromosome 8, ASM1654582v1, whole genome shotgun sequence genome contains the following:
- the LOC104415552 gene encoding pentatricopeptide repeat-containing protein At3g05340, producing MKSKWVFRRLSSHLPPRTPLPPPFKAQTFQGAPSPASAIVLDHVRVSHLLSTCGKEGRLHLGSSLHASIVKNPELHDLGNEDLFGNGLVVWNSLLSMYAKCSGMRDVAKLFDEMPVKDIISWNTLLSGFLRNGEFEMGFGMFKRMWEGGVRGVDKATVTTILSGCDSCELSHVVELMHGIVLRAGFEREITIGNALITSYFKCGGIDWGMQVFNEMFERNVISWTACISGLQQNEFYEDSLKLFMRMCSGMSMRSGSPNPNTLTYLSAIMACSGLQAINMGRQLHSIAWKLGIQSDLLVESALMDMYAKCGSLEDALDIFESAETIDEVSMTVILVGFAQNGFEEEAIQVFLKMVKAGLEIDSNVVSAVLGVFGADTSLGLGKQIHSLIMKRSFFHIPFVSNGLINMYAKCGDIMESIKVFSQMPSRNLISWNSMINAFACHGDGYGALRLFEEMKLEGVKPTDVTFLSLLHTCSHIGLVEKGMEFLDSMERDYGISPRTEHYACVVDMLGRAGGLAEAKSFIEGMPTEPGVLVWQALLGACGMHNDSEIGRYAAEQLISAAPETPAPYISLANIYSAEGNWKERARTMKRMKEAGVAKETGISSIEIEKKVHSFVVRDRMHPQSETIYEVLKELFLLMTDEGYMPDKRFILYYLNTD from the coding sequence ATGAAATCGAAATGGGTCTTCCGGAGACTGAGCTCCCACCTCCCTCCTCGgactcctctccctcctcctttcAAAGCTCAGACCTTTCAAGGCGCTCCGTCGCCGGCTTCTGCCATCGTGCTCGACCACGTACGCGTGAGCCACCTTCTGTCCACTTGCGGCAAAGAGGGTCGTCTCCATCTGGGCTCTTCTCTTCACGCCTCCATCGTCAAGAACCCTGAGCTCCACGACCTTGGAAATGAGGACCTCTTCGGAAATGGTCTCGTCGTCTGGAACTCTCTCCTCTCGATGTACGCCAAGTGCAGCGGCATGCGGGATGTCGCTAAgctgttcgatgaaatgcctgtTAAAGACATTATATCCTGGAACACTCTGTTATCTGGGTTCTTGAGAAATGGGGAGTTCGAGATGGGTTTTGGGATGTTTAAAAGAATGTGGGAAGGGGGTGTTCGAGGTGTTGATAAAGCCACGGTAACAACGATTCTGTCTGGTTGTGATAGCTGTGAGCTTTCTCATGTAGTTGAGTTGATGCATGGCATAGTCTTGAGGGCTGGATTTGAAAGGGAAATTACAATTGGGAATGCTCTGATCACATCATATTTCAAATGTGGTGGCATCGATTGGGGAATGCAGGTGTTTAATGAAATGTTCGAGAGGAATGTAATTAGTTGGACGGCTTGTATCTCTGGCCTTCAACAGAATGAGTTTTATGAGGATAGTTTAAAGTTATTTATGAGAATGTGTAGTGGAATGAGTATGCGTAGCGGATCACCCAATCCAAATACTCTCACATACTTGAGCGCCATCATGGCGTGTTCAGGTCTACAAGCAATAAACATGGGGCGCCAGTTGCATAGCATTGCATGGAAATTGGGTATTCAGTCAGATTTATTGGTGGAGAGTGCACTGATGGATATGTACGCAAAATGTGGAAGTCTAGAAGATGCATTGGATATATTCGAGTCTGCAGAGACTATAGATGAGGTTTCTATGACTGTAATTCTAGTAGGTTTTGCACAAAAtgggtttgaagaagaagctatACAAGTATTTCTGAAAATGGTAAAGGCAGGGTTGGAGATTGATTCTAATGTGGTTTCTGCTGTTCTTGGGGTTTTTGGTGCTGATACTTCTCTAGGCTTAGGTAAACAAATTCACTCTTTGATTATGAAAAGAAGCTTTTTTCATATTCCCTTTGTCAGCAATGGGTTAATAAACATGTATGCGAAGTGTGGAGATATCATGGAATCAATCAAAGTGTTTAGTCAGATGCCTTCAAGAAATTTGATCTCATGGAATTCCATGATTAACGCTTTTGCATGTCACGGAGATGGCTATGGAGCTCTACGGttgtttgaagaaatgaaattagAAGGTGTAAAGCCGACAGATGTTACATTTCTCTCTTTGCTTCACACTTGTAGCCATATCGGCTTAGTCGAGAAGGGAATGGAGTTTTTAGATTCAATGGAAAGGGATTATGGAATTAGTCCAAGGACAGAGCACTATGCTTGTGTTGTAGACATGTTGGGACGGGCTGGTGGCCTTGCTGAAGCGAAGAGTTTTATAGAGGGAATGCCCACGGAACCTGGTGTTCTAGTTTGGCAAGCCTTGCTTGGCGCTTGTGGCATGCATAATGATTCGGAGATAGGAAGGTATGCCGCCGAACAGCTGATTTCTGCTGCACCTGAGACCCCTGCGCCATACATTTCGCTGGCCAATATATATTCTGCCGAAGGTAATTGGAAAGAGAGAGCAAGGACtatgaaaagaatgaaagagGCTGGAGTGGCTAAAGAAACAGGCATTAGTTCGATTGAGATTGAGAAGAAAGTCCATAGCTTTGTCGTCCGGGACAGGATGCATCCGCAAAGTGAAACCATTTATGAAGTTTTAAAGGAACTGTTTCTTTTGATGACAGATGAAGGATATATGCCTGATAAGAGATTCATTCTCTATTACTTGAACACAGACTAG